A stretch of the Filimonas lacunae genome encodes the following:
- a CDS encoding SusD/RagB family nutrient-binding outer membrane lipoprotein, with product MKKSFIIILSLVAIASFSGCKKYLDVNTNPNNLSDASENLLLAPLEESVTNYVAGGYCAILSNYWMQNMSLNQNAPNEVTYQVYNSSFNDTWNNFYVKCMNNMYTLNKIATANGNSTYAGIAKILMAYTLGAATDVWGDVPYSQAFQGTTNATPVYDKQADIYTTLQVLLDSGIAQVTRASGLKPGSDDFFYSGDGTKWIKLAYSLKARYYIHLVKATGYSEATQAQLALTALANGMTTYADDCLFPYTGANTSSAPWYWNFYPTSTNIMASHYVDSLKARNDPRISYLLSKSENTGLYTGYVPGTGIGTQKDYSIAGNFYGDAASNGYVFNADEALFLKAEATYRLSGYAAAAPIYRNAITNNMLKYGIDTNGTAAQTYLAARGTLTAATALQRIMEEKSTANFFSLEGWTDWRRTGYPALTVISQANGAAAGITEIPRRFLYPLLELASNPQSVQSAKISDRVWWDTK from the coding sequence ATGAAGAAAAGTTTCATCATTATATTATCACTTGTTGCGATAGCCTCTTTCTCCGGTTGTAAAAAATACCTGGATGTAAACACCAATCCCAACAATTTAAGTGATGCATCGGAAAACCTGTTACTGGCGCCACTGGAAGAATCTGTTACTAATTATGTAGCAGGCGGTTATTGCGCCATCTTATCCAATTACTGGATGCAGAATATGTCGTTAAACCAGAATGCACCCAACGAGGTTACCTACCAGGTATATAACTCGTCATTTAACGATACCTGGAACAACTTTTATGTAAAGTGTATGAACAATATGTATACACTTAATAAAATAGCTACTGCCAACGGAAACAGCACTTATGCAGGCATCGCTAAAATATTAATGGCGTATACTTTAGGCGCTGCAACCGATGTGTGGGGAGATGTGCCTTATTCACAGGCTTTCCAGGGCACTACCAATGCCACGCCTGTCTATGATAAGCAGGCTGATATTTATACCACGCTGCAGGTATTACTGGATAGCGGTATTGCACAGGTAACACGCGCATCGGGCCTTAAGCCGGGATCGGATGATTTTTTTTACAGTGGTGATGGTACTAAATGGATTAAATTGGCTTACAGCCTGAAAGCCCGCTATTATATCCACCTGGTAAAAGCCACAGGATATAGCGAAGCCACGCAGGCCCAACTGGCGCTGACCGCATTGGCCAATGGTATGACGACTTATGCAGATGACTGTTTGTTTCCTTACACCGGTGCAAACACTTCATCGGCTCCCTGGTACTGGAACTTTTATCCTACCAGCACTAATATTATGGCATCTCATTATGTGGACAGTTTAAAGGCGCGTAACGACCCCCGGATCTCTTATTTGCTGAGCAAATCGGAAAACACAGGATTATATACAGGATATGTGCCCGGTACAGGCATTGGTACGCAAAAAGATTATTCTATTGCCGGTAACTTTTATGGGGATGCAGCTTCTAATGGGTATGTTTTTAATGCCGATGAAGCCCTGTTTTTGAAAGCCGAAGCCACTTACCGTTTATCGGGCTATGCGGCGGCGGCACCTATCTACCGCAATGCTATTACTAATAATATGTTGAAATATGGCATAGATACCAATGGTACAGCAGCTCAAACATACCTGGCTGCCAGAGGCACGCTTACTGCTGCTACTGCCTTACAGCGCATTATGGAAGAGAAAAGCACTGCTAATTTCTTTTCGCTGGAAGGCTGGACAGACTGGCGCAGAACAGGGTATCCTGCATTAACCGTAATTAGCCAGGCCAATGGGGCGGCAGCGGGTATCACTGAAATACCCAGGCGCTTTTTATATCCTTTGCTGGAATTGGCTTCTAATCCACAATCTGTACAAAGTGCTAAAATATCCGACCGCGTGTGGTGGGATACCAAATAA
- a CDS encoding SusC/RagA family TonB-linked outer membrane protein, producing the protein MRKSPNMLMLLLLLCTGVNVLAQSTFSVKGKITDSTGVAIGNVSIKEKNQKRGTTSKDDGSFLLSVSGSNAVLIISSIGYEEQEVPVQGKANVVVMLQRSTEQLSDIVVTALGVKRDKRNLTFSSQVVQGAEVNKAQEPNVLNALTGKAAGVQITSTTGAPGSSAAIVIRGVTSLSGDNQALIVLDGVPMNNDETDGGGGGGAGGNRLSDLDPSVIDNINILKGAAATALYGSAGARGVVLITTKGGSKGKKPVVTLSSSLSLETPHLAPRQLLYSQGNNGQYIDGETQKSSYSWGARMDTLHDASGNKVQFHNPMKEFFKTGITNNNTISVAGGNNQSDYFISYSYFKQKGTVPNTDLSRHSLFTKYHTQVYDKLSATFELTYSNATKNFIDEGYGLQNPITNVYISPVSYNLKNYLNADGTQRLFRYNRNNPYWVLNNIGNHSNINRFMPQVNLVYTPASWLSVTERVGADIYMDLLNYHINKGDISFSDGKVYTNNTTFKQFNHDLIVQLKQQFGKFNTSLMLGNNVWSRYYNYMSATGTGLSKAGYYNMASAASVSYAESKYDQRKVGFYAQAEVDYNRLLILSLSGRYDGSSVLSTSNAFYPYGSAAVGFIFSELLDAQTKKIINFGKLRASYASVGNDNVTVYANSTPYVQVTNANTGANVTFPYAGVNGFALSSNLGNSQLKNELQKEFEVGLETKLLGNRLGLEASYFNRNMSQGLVSGISLAPSTGYSTTTINSAEINTKGVELLLNGTPVKTRNFSWDVTVNFTKLNTKVKEVAPGKLDETQIGFTYAVKGMPYGMFYGSVYARNAQGELLLKNGLPYSESNDYLGTATPDWTGGITNQFHYKNFALSFFIDTRQGGMLQNVDEYYNLTYGVSKATENRADRIIKGIDAATGAANTTVVTAQSYFTTISGITESQMQKASYIKLRNVSFSYSLNKSLLVKTPFKEATITFTGRNLWIHKAAGFTGSDPESTNTFGTSNGNMGVYTFGTPTSRSYGCSLKFVF; encoded by the coding sequence ATGAGAAAGTCCCCCAACATGCTTATGTTGCTGTTATTGCTATGTACTGGTGTGAATGTGCTTGCACAGAGCACATTTTCTGTAAAAGGTAAAATAACAGATTCAACAGGTGTTGCCATAGGCAACGTGTCTATTAAAGAGAAAAACCAAAAACGAGGCACTACCAGTAAAGATGACGGTAGTTTTCTGCTCTCAGTTTCGGGTAGCAACGCGGTATTGATTATTTCCAGTATTGGTTATGAAGAACAGGAAGTACCTGTACAAGGCAAAGCCAATGTAGTGGTAATGCTGCAACGTTCAACAGAACAGTTGTCTGATATTGTAGTAACTGCATTAGGTGTAAAGCGTGACAAGCGCAATCTTACATTTAGCAGCCAGGTAGTACAGGGAGCAGAAGTGAACAAAGCACAGGAACCCAACGTGCTGAATGCATTAACCGGAAAGGCGGCAGGTGTGCAAATTACCAGCACTACCGGTGCACCGGGTAGCAGTGCTGCAATTGTTATCAGGGGTGTTACTTCACTAAGTGGAGACAACCAGGCATTGATTGTGCTGGATGGGGTGCCAATGAACAACGATGAAACCGATGGCGGTGGTGGTGGTGGGGCAGGCGGTAACCGCCTGAGCGATCTGGACCCTTCTGTTATCGATAACATCAACATTCTGAAAGGTGCTGCAGCTACTGCGCTGTATGGTTCGGCAGGAGCCAGGGGGGTAGTATTAATTACCACTAAAGGCGGCAGCAAAGGCAAAAAGCCTGTTGTAACGCTTTCCTCTTCACTTTCATTGGAAACGCCACATCTTGCGCCCCGCCAGTTATTATATTCACAAGGCAACAATGGCCAGTACATAGATGGCGAAACTCAGAAAAGCAGTTATTCCTGGGGAGCCAGAATGGATACCCTGCACGATGCCAGTGGCAATAAAGTGCAGTTTCATAATCCCATGAAAGAGTTTTTTAAAACAGGTATTACCAACAATAACACCATCAGCGTTGCAGGAGGTAATAACCAGTCAGACTACTTTATATCCTATTCTTATTTTAAACAGAAGGGTACAGTGCCTAACACTGACTTAAGCAGGCATAGCTTGTTTACCAAATATCATACGCAGGTATATGATAAGCTGTCTGCCACTTTTGAGTTAACCTATTCCAATGCTACCAAAAACTTTATTGATGAAGGGTATGGTTTGCAAAACCCTATTACCAACGTATATATATCACCGGTATCTTACAACTTAAAGAACTATTTAAATGCAGACGGTACGCAGCGTTTATTCCGTTATAACAGGAATAACCCTTATTGGGTGCTCAATAACATAGGTAACCATTCTAACATAAACAGGTTTATGCCCCAGGTAAACCTGGTATATACACCGGCCAGCTGGTTATCGGTTACTGAAAGAGTAGGCGCAGATATTTATATGGATCTGCTGAACTATCATATCAACAAAGGCGATATTTCATTCAGCGATGGCAAGGTATATACCAATAATACTACTTTTAAGCAGTTTAACCACGACCTGATAGTGCAGTTAAAGCAACAGTTTGGTAAGTTTAACACCAGTCTGATGCTGGGTAATAACGTATGGAGCCGTTATTACAATTATATGTCCGCTACTGGTACCGGGTTGTCTAAGGCCGGGTATTATAATATGGCCAGTGCCGCTTCGGTGTCTTATGCCGAATCTAAATACGATCAGCGTAAAGTAGGTTTTTATGCGCAGGCAGAAGTGGATTATAACCGTTTGCTGATATTGTCGTTAAGCGGCAGGTATGATGGCAGTTCTGTATTGTCTACCAGCAATGCCTTTTACCCATACGGTTCGGCTGCTGTAGGCTTTATCTTTTCAGAACTGCTGGATGCGCAAACCAAAAAGATTATCAACTTTGGTAAGTTGCGTGCTTCCTATGCTTCTGTGGGAAACGATAACGTAACTGTATATGCCAATAGTACGCCTTATGTACAGGTTACCAATGCTAATACCGGTGCCAATGTTACCTTTCCTTACGCCGGTGTAAACGGTTTTGCATTAAGCAGCAACCTGGGCAACAGCCAGTTGAAAAACGAACTGCAGAAAGAGTTTGAAGTAGGATTGGAAACAAAGTTATTGGGCAACCGGTTAGGGCTGGAAGCATCTTATTTTAACCGTAATATGAGCCAGGGGCTTGTAAGCGGCATTTCGCTGGCGCCTTCTACAGGTTATTCCACCACTACTATTAACTCGGCAGAAATTAATACAAAAGGCGTTGAATTATTACTGAATGGCACACCCGTTAAAACGCGCAATTTCAGCTGGGATGTAACGGTAAACTTTACCAAGCTGAACACGAAGGTAAAAGAAGTGGCTCCGGGTAAACTGGACGAAACGCAGATTGGTTTTACCTATGCAGTGAAAGGAATGCCTTATGGTATGTTTTACGGATCGGTTTATGCACGTAATGCACAGGGCGAACTGCTGTTAAAGAATGGTTTGCCTTACAGCGAAAGTAATGATTACCTGGGTACGGCCACTCCTGACTGGACAGGTGGTATTACCAACCAGTTTCACTATAAAAACTTCGCACTCAGCTTTTTCATTGATACCAGGCAGGGAGGTATGCTGCAAAACGTTGATGAATATTATAACTTAACCTACGGCGTATCTAAAGCCACAGAAAACAGGGCAGATAGAATTATTAAAGGTATAGATGCGGCTACAGGTGCAGCTAATACCACTGTTGTTACGGCACAAAGCTATTTTACCACTATCAGTGGTATTACCGAATCGCAGATGCAGAAAGCATCTTATATCAAACTGCGTAATGTAAGTTTCAGTTATTCGCTCAACAAATCCCTGCTGGTGAAAACACCTTTTAAAGAGGCCACTATTACATTTACCGGTCGCAATTTATGGATTCATAAAGCAGCTGGTTTTACGGGATCGGATCCGGAATCAACCAACACCTTCGGCACCAGTAATGGAAACATGGGTGTGTACACGTTCGGAACGCCTACGTCCCGTTCTTATGGATGCTCATTAAAATTTGTTTTTTAA
- a CDS encoding saccharopine dehydrogenase family protein — protein sequence MQQNTFLLYGANGYSGEMIARYATQYGLQPTLAGRRKEAIEPLAKELQLPYHITDLADTATLIALLQQFPLVVNAAGPYDITARPMIQACMQTNTHYMDLNGDLEVFEMLHAFHQQALDKNIMLLPGAGFDVVPTDCLALWLKNRMPDAHSLTIAFAIVGSSLSRGTSITTLQKLGLPGAVRKDGVITPEPVGKRGRSVHFPGLPKPLFTMSIPWGDISTAYYSTGIPNIVTYTGIQKGVWLFLKTQLLFNWLLRKRFVHKWITSIIQRKPAGPDAQTRQKAFSVIQAEVTNLKGEQLSATLRCAEAYELTAHTMLLIAQKIVNGHYKPGYQTPASAYGEDLIMEIRGVSRNTHL from the coding sequence ATGCAACAGAATACTTTTTTGCTTTATGGTGCCAATGGCTATTCCGGTGAAATGATAGCCCGCTATGCCACGCAGTACGGTTTACAGCCCACTTTGGCCGGCAGGCGTAAAGAAGCCATTGAACCACTGGCTAAAGAATTGCAATTGCCTTACCATATTACAGACCTGGCAGATACAGCGACTTTAATTGCGCTGCTACAACAATTCCCACTGGTAGTGAATGCCGCCGGCCCTTACGATATTACCGCCCGGCCTATGATACAGGCCTGCATGCAAACGAACACCCATTACATGGATCTTAATGGCGACCTGGAAGTGTTTGAAATGCTGCACGCTTTTCACCAACAGGCACTGGACAAAAATATTATGCTATTACCCGGAGCAGGCTTTGATGTAGTACCCACCGACTGCCTGGCTCTCTGGTTAAAGAACCGCATGCCCGATGCACATTCACTTACCATTGCCTTTGCTATTGTAGGCAGCAGCCTGTCCCGCGGCACCTCTATTACTACTTTACAAAAACTGGGCTTACCCGGAGCGGTAAGGAAAGATGGGGTGATAACACCTGAACCGGTTGGTAAAAGAGGACGAAGCGTTCACTTTCCCGGGTTACCCAAACCCTTGTTTACCATGAGCATTCCCTGGGGCGATATCAGCACGGCTTATTACTCCACCGGCATTCCCAATATTGTTACTTATACCGGTATTCAAAAAGGCGTATGGTTGTTTTTGAAAACACAATTGCTGTTTAACTGGTTGCTGCGAAAACGCTTTGTACACAAATGGATCACCAGCATTATTCAACGCAAGCCTGCCGGACCAGATGCCCAAACACGCCAAAAAGCTTTTAGTGTGATACAGGCAGAGGTCACCAACCTCAAAGGCGAACAATTATCCGCTACCCTGCGCTGTGCCGAGGCTTATGAGCTTACCGCACATACCATGCTGCTGATAGCGCAAAAAATAGTGAATGGGCATTACAAGCCAGGCTACCAGACACCCGCCAGCGCTTATGGGGAAGATTTGATTATGGAGATACGCGGAGTATCCCGTAACACTCACTTGTAA